A genome region from Crossiella equi includes the following:
- a CDS encoding IclR family transcriptional regulator, whose protein sequence is MADPRNAVEKTLDLLFALCPHGTQRGVSELARELGLSKTTVHRQLATLCHRRVVEQVDGRYRLGPRAAEFAPPVPPRPEPRPQVRDRLARLAEHTGFTASLGALESGELVVLDQVVGVLAPDPPLRPGFRLVPHNSALGKVLLAVTHTPVADRGLAAELDGVRVQGVASHWGGRWAGVAVPLPGYAGGPYAVSLAGPTPLLRGAPVLDCLLRSTRL, encoded by the coding sequence ATGGCGGACCCGCGCAACGCGGTCGAGAAGACCCTGGACCTGCTGTTCGCACTGTGTCCACACGGGACACAACGCGGGGTGAGCGAGCTGGCCCGCGAGCTGGGCCTGTCGAAGACCACGGTGCACCGCCAGCTGGCCACGCTGTGCCACCGCCGGGTGGTCGAGCAGGTCGACGGCCGCTACCGCCTGGGTCCGAGGGCGGCCGAGTTCGCCCCGCCGGTACCGCCGCGCCCGGAACCCCGCCCGCAGGTGCGGGACCGCCTGGCTCGGCTGGCCGAGCACACCGGGTTCACCGCCAGCCTGGGCGCGCTGGAGTCCGGCGAGCTGGTGGTGCTGGACCAGGTGGTGGGCGTGCTGGCCCCGGATCCGCCGCTGCGGCCCGGTTTCCGGCTGGTGCCGCACAACTCCGCGCTCGGCAAGGTGCTGCTCGCGGTGACGCACACCCCGGTGGCCGACCGGGGCCTGGCGGCGGAGCTGGACGGGGTGCGGGTGCAGGGCGTGGCCAGCCACTGGGGCGGTCGCTGGGCGGGGGTGGCGGTGCCGCTGCCCGGGTACGCGGGCGGACCGTACGCGGTGTCGCTGGCCGGGCCGACGCCGCTGCTGCGCGGTGCGCCGGTGCTGGACTGCCTGCTCCGGTCCACCCGGCTGTGA
- the pdxR gene encoding MocR-like pyridoxine biosynthesis transcription factor PdxR, producing MTVEWTTLRELLLPGTGRGRGLEGELREAVRTGRLRPGARLPSSRDLAAQLGVARGTVTAAYEQLVAEGYLVARRGSGTRVAETLAGAEAPAPDLDEPPRWRYDLRPGLPALGHFPRQAWLAATRAALNAMPVSTLGYPEPCGLPELRVELAGYLGRVRSVVAEPAGITITHGAAEALALLAGVLHDRGHRAIAVENPSHPKQAGLLTLHGLRVVPVPVDRDGIRVDELARTGCRAVLVTAAHQFPLGAALAPGRRHALLAWARERDALVLEDDYDAEHRYDRPAISALQALDPSRVAYLGSVSKILAPALRLGWVVLPASLRAAVADRKRRTNMGCGPLPQAALARFLREGHYDRHLRRTRLLYRRRRDALLAALAEHRPSWRPVGIAAGLQLVVRLPDGADDVAVSERLAQAGIHAPALSGYAHAPLPAPYPGLVLGYAALSPDQLREAVVAIPKNAT from the coding sequence ATGACGGTGGAATGGACCACTTTGCGGGAGCTGCTGCTGCCGGGCACCGGCCGGGGCCGGGGTCTGGAGGGCGAGCTGCGCGAGGCGGTGCGCACCGGCAGGCTGCGGCCGGGCGCGCGGCTGCCCTCCAGCCGGGACCTGGCCGCGCAGCTGGGCGTGGCCCGGGGCACGGTGACCGCGGCCTACGAGCAGCTGGTGGCCGAGGGCTACCTGGTGGCCCGGCGCGGTTCCGGTACCCGGGTGGCCGAGACGCTGGCCGGGGCCGAGGCGCCCGCACCGGACCTCGACGAGCCCCCGCGGTGGCGCTACGACCTGCGGCCCGGCCTGCCCGCGCTGGGCCACTTCCCGCGCCAGGCTTGGCTGGCCGCCACCCGCGCCGCGCTCAACGCGATGCCGGTCTCGACGCTGGGCTACCCCGAACCCTGCGGCTTGCCCGAGCTGCGGGTGGAGCTGGCGGGCTACCTGGGCCGGGTGCGCTCGGTGGTGGCCGAACCGGCGGGCATCACCATCACGCACGGCGCGGCCGAGGCGCTGGCGCTGCTGGCGGGCGTGCTGCACGACCGGGGGCACCGCGCCATCGCGGTGGAGAACCCAAGCCACCCCAAGCAGGCCGGGCTCCTCACCCTGCACGGGCTCCGCGTGGTGCCGGTCCCGGTGGACCGCGACGGCATCCGGGTGGACGAGCTGGCCCGCACGGGCTGCCGGGCGGTGCTGGTCACCGCCGCGCACCAGTTCCCGCTGGGCGCCGCGCTGGCCCCAGGCCGCAGGCACGCGCTGCTGGCCTGGGCCCGGGAACGGGACGCGCTGGTGCTGGAGGACGACTACGACGCCGAGCACCGCTACGACCGGCCCGCGATCAGCGCGTTGCAGGCCCTGGACCCGAGCCGGGTGGCCTACCTCGGCAGCGTCAGCAAGATCCTCGCGCCCGCGCTGCGGCTGGGCTGGGTGGTGCTGCCCGCGAGCCTGCGCGCGGCGGTGGCCGACCGCAAGCGCAGGACCAACATGGGCTGCGGGCCGCTGCCCCAGGCCGCGCTGGCCCGGTTCCTGCGCGAGGGCCACTACGACCGGCACCTGCGCCGCACCCGCCTGCTGTACCGCCGCCGCCGGGACGCGCTGCTCGCCGCGCTGGCCGAGCACCGGCCGTCCTGGCGGCCGGTGGGCATCGCGGCCGGGCTGCAACTGGTGGTGCGGCTGCCGGACGGCGCGGACGACGTGGCGGTGTCGGAGCGCCTGGCACAGGCCGGGATCCACGCTCCGGCGCTGTCCGGCTACGCGCACGCGCCGCTGCCCGCGCCCTACCCCGGACTGGTGCTCGGTTACGCCGCGTTGAGCCCCGATCAACTCCGCGAGGCGGTCGTGGCCATTCCGAAAAACGCGACCTAG
- a CDS encoding DMT family transporter — translation MGQRMALLGGMAALCLVGGAVPVNGLLADYPLLSSQAIRYAIGAVPLLAWLLWQGGLPRVGLRDVLALLALAATGMVGFNLVIIEGQRYADPGFVAAVIGAAPLVVALVAPLAAGRRPRPLVVVGSLLVAAGVLVISGGGRWTAPGLGYALLAMLGEAGFTLFAVGVVRRIGAIATSAYACVAAAVGSAVLSPLVSDDPWPAPTGVEWLAMVVLGVLVTAVAFGLYYRCVSLIGPERAGVLPGLIPVAGLAVSVLLGREPLTLAAAAGALTVAAGCAVGQLSRGAGPGRLSRREPSAARPRPRPAVPA, via the coding sequence ATGGGACAGCGGATGGCGTTGCTGGGCGGGATGGCGGCACTGTGCCTGGTCGGCGGCGCGGTACCGGTGAACGGGCTGCTGGCGGACTACCCGTTGCTGTCCTCGCAGGCCATCCGGTACGCGATCGGCGCGGTCCCGCTGCTGGCCTGGCTGCTGTGGCAGGGCGGCCTGCCCCGGGTCGGCCTGCGCGACGTGCTCGCCCTGCTCGCGCTCGCGGCCACCGGCATGGTCGGCTTCAACCTGGTGATCATCGAGGGTCAGCGGTACGCCGACCCGGGCTTCGTGGCCGCGGTGATCGGGGCCGCCCCGCTGGTGGTGGCCCTGGTCGCCCCGCTGGCCGCGGGCAGGCGGCCCCGGCCGCTGGTCGTGGTCGGCTCGCTGCTGGTCGCGGCCGGTGTGCTGGTGATCTCCGGCGGCGGCCGGTGGACCGCGCCGGGCCTGGGCTACGCGCTGCTGGCCATGCTCGGCGAGGCCGGGTTCACGCTGTTCGCGGTGGGCGTGGTGCGGCGGATCGGCGCGATCGCCACCTCGGCCTACGCCTGCGTGGCGGCGGCCGTGGGCAGCGCGGTGCTCAGCCCGCTGGTCAGCGACGACCCCTGGCCCGCGCCGACCGGGGTCGAGTGGCTGGCCATGGTCGTGCTCGGCGTGCTGGTCACCGCGGTCGCCTTCGGCCTGTACTACCGCTGCGTCTCACTGATCGGCCCGGAGCGCGCGGGTGTGCTGCCCGGCCTGATCCCGGTGGCCGGGCTGGCGGTGTCGGTGCTGCTGGGGCGGGAGCCCCTCACCCTGGCGGCAGCGGCCGGTGCGCTGACCGTCGCCGCCGGGTGCGCGGTGGGCCAGCTCAGCCGCGGTGCCGGTCCGGGGCGGCTCAGCCGCCGTGAGCCATCCGCAGCACGTCCAAGGCCTCGTCCAGCTGTGCCAGCGTGA